The window TTAAAATAATGTTACGAATTGAGTGGCAAATCCTAAAGGTGGTGCGTATTGAGTGGTATATTCTAAAAATTCTCAAAAATCAGATTTAGCCCCCTGGGGGTAACTCCTAAAACAATAGAGAATGCAATTCCATAACTCACTGCCAAGCAATTGATTAAAAGTAATAAACAATATCAATAATCAATAACAACAAATACGGTGAATAATTATAAATACCAGCAATATAAGACCTTAAACGCAaggtaaattttttttgacggaaGACGCAAGGTAAATTTTGATACACGACATTACGACTTCATGGTTTAGCTGTAGAATACTACACAAAATCATTTTTGAGGAACACCCTCTGTAAATATGGTTATTTGCCAGAAAACACTGTGCTCATTAAATTAGTGTTTTCATGCTAACGAGACAAGAGGAAGCCCACTTAATTTGTTACACGGTTTGACCAAATTGCTACTTCATATTTTGCTTAAGTTCGCTGCATCTGTCTGCTTGTTACAACCCAAGGTTTCCATCCTGAACCCAATGCTCACCTTGTGCTGacgttgccgccaccgccaccactctcTTCGTCGCACCGACCAACCCTGTCGTCGAGATGCAAGGCTGAGCTCATGTTTCGTGGGAGACTAACCTGCAGTCATGGAATCTGTGATAGAGCCGGTGCATCTAAAATGGTTGCTCAAATGGTAAGTTCGATTTTCCGTGATTCTACACATGAAGGCGATTTGGTCACGTCATGTAACAAAGTGGGCATCTCTCTCGTCTGGTCAGCATGAGGGGTATAtatgttttccttttcctttttgaaaaatCCAGGGGTTTAGGCACggaatctatctatctattatattactaaaggaatagaaaaatgagcctccacgttcgctctcatagcctagaaattctcacattaatcggagaaaaagaaaaagcagagtccatatagaaatacaatttagaaatagttgaaattcggaattaaaaaataaggaatattagaaaaggagactagagtaaatatataaatacaatttagaaataactgaaattcggaattaaaaaataaaaaatattagaagaggagactagagtccatatagaaatacaattagaaaataactgacattcggaattaaaaataaggaatattagaagtagagtccatatagaaatacaattaggaaataatataaattcgaaactaaaaataaggaatattagaagtagagtatagagtccatatagaaatataattaggaaataatataaattcgaaactaaaaataaggaatattaaaagtagagtatagagtccatatagaaatacaattaagaaaaaaatagaaattcggaattaaaaaaataaggaatattagaagtagagtacagagtccatataggaatttaaaactaactaaaattcagaataaacataataaaattaaaagtagagtttagagtccatataaaaaatacaatttacaaataactaaaattcaaaactaagaaaaacatgggaaaaagagtttaaagtcaatataggaatacaatttagaagtaactgaaatttgaaaataaaaattaaagaatattgatatatgagtttatatagaaatacaatttagaaatagctaaaattcggaattaaaaaataagaaatattagaagaggagactagagtccatatagaaatacaattaggaaataactgaaattcgaaattaaaaataaggaatattggaagtagagtatagagtccatatagaaatataatttagaaatagttgaaattcagaattaaaaaaataaggaatattagaagatgagactagagtccatataaaaatacaattaggaaataactgaaatttagaattaaaaataaggaatgttggaagtagagtatagagtccatatagaaatacaattaggaaataatagaaattcggaattaaaaataagggaAATTAGAAGTAGTGTGTAGAGTCCatactaaaattcggaataagtccgtataaaaatacaattcacaaataactaaaatttgaaattaagaaaaatatgggaagaagagtttaaaatcaatataggaatacaatttagaagtaactgaaatttgaaattaaaaattaaataatattgaaagatgagtttagagtccacatagaaatacaattagaaataataaaaattcagaattaaaaaatataaatattaaaagacgggtctagagtccatatatgaatatatataatttacaaataactaaaatttgatattaaaaataattaataactaacacgtatataaaatacaatatgaatattacacgttagtagtttcgtaaagttattgcaaaatttaaaattatgctatcattttaatatatttaaataatacaatgaaaaaacatatatgttattatatgagaaaaaaaatataatgatgctagccgcgcaatctgcgtggtcaccatgctagttttcataATAGGGAAAGATGCACGGAATTTCCAGAGAATACAAGGGCTCTTTTGCAGATTCACAATTTACTCAAGCAACGGAGTTGTTGTAAAATCCAAGGCAAGAGAAATCTTATGCCATTCTATGGAAAAAAAACCATCATTTTGAACAGAAGGCCTATTATTtcctgaagaaaagaaaaggaagacaCTAGACAAATGATATAGAGGAGTTATTATTAACTAACATTGCTTGGAGGATTATTCGACTATCcaattaatattttgaaatatatTTATGACAAAATTTGCTATGGGACAATTTAAAAACGGACCTTGTTGGATAACATCATAAAAATGTGGTTTGCTAGTGGATATTCTAGTTTCTTAGTTCTTTGCCATTAGGCAcgcattattttatcatttcttGCCATTTTAGATAGACAAATGACACAAACGTCCTTGCTAAACTGtataaaaccgtgcaaaatttttcaaaaattcaaattattttttaaatttatttgaatttaaggaggttaccacGGTATTTATATTATCGTACCCCGCGGTAAGCCCAGTAACCACGCGGTTACTGACGGTAAGGTAAACCAAGGTTGTCCCTAGTCCGAGCAAGGAAGAGGAAAATAAGAGGAAGCAACACAGCATTGTCAGAGAGGAACAGAGTAAACGAGAGAAATGAGGTGAAGGGCATTTTTGGTCATTTAGCAAAGTTTCTCTCTTTAAAATGGCAATGAATGGTAAAATAATATGCACGGTGTCTGATACCAAAGAACCAAGAAATTAGTGTCCACTGGTAAACCCACATTTTTGTGTTACCAAGCCTCTGTTTGAAAGCTCCTTTAgggctacttttttttttttttgccgcatGTGAAATGAGAAATGCCATTACCATTAATTAATATTCTTTTTGGCATAGCTCTGTGTATTATTAGTTCcacaaatatataaatatatgatacTAGATTTACAATCACGTTGATAacattcaaataaattattttataccAAATAAAACCTAAGTAATGAGAAAATTCTTTATGTACCCTAATAGTTTGCCCGATCCTTTTTATACCCCTAAATTTTACTCATTCCATTATATACCTCCCTCTTTCCGTTAGTTGattgtaaatattttattaataaatccattttaccctttggtataaaaaaataaatttatttatgcaATATACAAGTCTGTTGTATGAGACTTCTAATAACATATGTATTagaatatttttaatattttaaaaagtgaAGGATGTATATAGCAGAAGGATGCAATCCGCAGAATCATCAGAACCTAGCTTCTCTGTAGCACAAAATGCAGAGTTTAATGCCACCTGGAGAACATCCACAGGTACGAGTGTATAGTAGTAGCACAGTATCAGCAGCTATGCCagagatatttaaccatttttGCCACATTTAGATGTGTAATTAACTTTTTaccactggacccacatgtcatagatacatgtggatccacatgtcattgagatatgagtgacaaatagttatttgccaaatctaaaagtggcaaatagttaaaccCCCACTATGCCATCCCAATGCAGCATTGCACACACTGCCACCCCAAACAGCAGTTATAGACACGAATCACCGTGATGTTCATCAGTCACCACCCCGGTTAGCTACTTTGCTTCAATTATAAAAAGGAGATAAACCATTCTGGTTCTGGGTATCGAAGTCTCCAGGCAAAATGTGAGAACATCTGTGGACTCAGGGAACCAGAGGCTCTTTGCAAAAAGTGAGACGCCTTGGACAAAACGTGTAGGAGAGGACCAGGGCGCCTTGCCCACCTTGCAAACACCCATGCTGTTCACCTAGCCTCCGTGCTTGCAGATGCCTTCAAGGACGCCAGAGCTTCCCTGCATGTTTCAAGAACTATGAGAGAAGATGCGATAATTTACGATGGTTTTGTCCATCGATAGATGCAGCAGGCAGAACTTTTGTTCCATTATTTAAAAACGAACTATGAGAAAACAAGTTCGATAGCTTCATAACTCGTAATTCCTCTAGCACGGGTGAATGCACTATGCCAATACCTTGATGAGAAATGCAATGCACACCTCCTCTTTAGTTTACAATTTACGTTAGGAAATTCATTGGCGGGAAGATTCCATACTCCCATGTAACCATTGTGCCTAGTGGATAGTGCTGATCAAAGAGCAAGTTTTGGTACAGTAAGATATGGATGGCATCACCGCTAAAGCAAAAGTCCTAACAATCTCCCAAAAACAGAATGGAATTTAAACAATATTCATACCCCACAAGTTTTCAAGGCATAAGTTTATGCTAAACCTAACTACAAGAAGCCAAAGGCCCTGTTCATTAAACTTCACCGGACTATTGCCATGGATATTTGCTCCACACCTCTAAAgattcattttctaaaaaaaaaacctttagtTCCAAGCTAGTATTTGTTAAAGtttatttctcaaaatatttacAATTAATCCCAACAGTGAAGTAGATAATCCACAGCATTAATCCACCAAATAATCTGTTTCAAACAGAGAGCCGTAGTGTGGCCGAAATAGACAGAAAGGATACCGTAATGCATCCTCCATCTCAGAGTTCCCTGGATCCAACTTGAATCCATCGTAAAGTGTTTCGCAAGCACTCTCATAGTCCTGATGATACAGTGCCAAGTAAATAAGCAAATAATAATTTTCAGCACAAAACCAAAAGATAGATAATTGCATCATCTATTAACCTTCAGTAGCATCAGAGCAGCACCCTGTCGGTAGTAGGCCTTCAGCCAGTCAGGCCGCAATTTCCTGCATTCATAAGCATCCAACAAAGCCTTGTGTCCATCACCCATGTGATGCCAGCAAAGGCTTCTATTTGAGAACAAGGTTGCATCATCAGGGTAAAGGTCCACTGCCTACATTGAATAAGGAAAAGCATGAGTTAGCAGATTTACTGAGAACATAAGAACAGTTATGAATCTAACACCTAGAAACAAGAAACTTGCACATCGCCACACTACTATTACACTAGTAGTCTAGTATACAGAAACTGGTTGAGCAAACTAGACAACAAAACTAGAAAATATGCGTGCGTGCTCAACAAATGCTGGTTGAGCACACACGCACGCATATTTTCTAGTTTTGTTGTCTAGTTTGCTCAACCAGTTTCTCTATACTAGTGTAATAGTAGTGTGGCGATGTGCGTGTGTGCGTGCGTGCTATGTTTCAGTCGCAACTCACAAGCCAAGCAACTCCACAAAAGCTCTACTGTAGTTTCTTTCATGGCATAGGAGTGACAACAAGAGCACTGAGAAAGTGAGTCTCCTAGAACAATTGCGCTACTCTCATCACGCACATATTCTCTCTTTCCGTTATGATAAACAGGTACACCTCAACAAAGCCTATGTGAAAATAGTATAGGAAATGCACCACATAACTGAAAGAGGAAATAAGATATCTAGGACATGGCACTCTATAGGTATGGTCCAAAGCCCCAAGTTTTTGGTAATACCCCTTGTAGCAACATTGCCAAATCTTTGGTTTGGCTGTTTTGGGAACACAAAAAAATAGCTCCTATGTACAttgagttggattttttttttacccagcGACAGTAAATTTTGTacattgagatttttttttctaaaagaataCTTCAGATTAACTTGTTTGCATGCGAGAATAAGCAAAGCCAGGTCATAATCTCTGTACAATGTATGAAAGTACAAGTTCAAAATAGAGATGAACAAAATGAGGAAACTTGGTGTTCTGAAGTACCTGACTGTAGAATCCTGTTGCAGAAAGATAATCCTTTTTCTCGACCGCCTTATTACCCAGTGACTTTAACTCTGTTGCTTTCCTTTTACTGACAGGCTCACCCTAAATCATCAATTATATCAACGGATAAGTGCTATGCAGGAAAAGTCATAACAATAAGCAACCATCTAAATTCATGCATTGGAAATTCAAGCAACTCTGTATCACTCCAAGAAGCATCAAACCCAACAAATTACAAGAAATTGTGCAAGCTAAAACCTGGCAATAGGGGTGGAAGTAACATCAACTGCAAATGTCACTTGTGTGCTCATTAACATAGCAGCATCCGAGAGAAATACAGTCTTTTGCATCAGTAGAATCAAACAGTGCCGAACTAATTAGAGAAATATATCACGGTTGCTTAGTACTAGAAACCTGAGCAAATCCCTCAAAAAACATTGCCACACTGACCACTTCAACGTGGACTTACCAGGGATGCTTGATCGTAGCCATAATCGAAAGGGTCACTCCAATCAAAATTGAATGCAAATTGGAAGCTCCAAGCTGGAGTTCCAACCTGAGAGTGAGGGTTCTCGAATGCTACCAGCTTACTCCCTTCGCTGGCCCATTTCGCGGAAGCCATGAGGGTCTCCATCTGAGCCTGCGTATCTCCTTGACAGCCCGACGAGCAGAAGCATCCATTGGTCACCACGACGACCATCCTCTCCAGCTTCCGCGCACGCTCCGCGACGAACTTGAGGAACGTGAGCTCGCTCTTTGTTCCGCGGAACTCGCGCATGATCACCTTCTTGATGTGGTGCTGGACACACTCGATCGGGCCGGCATCCTGCCAGAACTTGAGATTGAGCTTGCTCTTGCCGGTTGGCTCATCTTCAACTGCAGACTGCAAATTAAACCAACCAGTTAGTCAGTATGTCAGTCACTCACATGTTCAGGTAGATATAGAGAACAAATGATTTGATCATGCTTTGCCAGATAGTAGTAGCTACTCATTACTGATGGGAAACACCAAATGAAGCAACCAGTATATTTTACATGGATATGGAGAGTCTCGACATTGGGGAAGCATTTGAGGAAGCTTGGAAGCATTCTGGCTTCATAGCGGACTGTGAATTTCACCTCTAGTGCCAAGATCTTGACACTCGGGACAACAGTGCTTGGGCTCAATTTCATCCCCGCCTGCAAATGCGAAGCAAATTACACTAATTGTGTCACATTTGCACGGGAGGAACAGGTCACGATCGAAATCGTATGTGACATTTGGTGGTTGGGATCAAGATCCAGCAATCAAATTATGAACCTGGATGATGGTGCTGCCGATCTCCAGCTCGTGCATTCCAGGCTCCATGAATCCCAGCGACCGCAGCTTGGGCGCATTGCGGATCTTGACCATGGAGGAGAGGCAGCTCCGGTGCTTGCTCGTCATCCAGAGCATGAGCCGCTCCAGGCGCGGCGCGTCCACCACGTCGACGTAGTTGACGACGGTCAGGCAGACCTGCAAGATGCGGAGGCTGCGGCTGGTGAGGCGGACGCGGGCGCCGTCTTGGCACGTGATGATGGCGAGCTTCTCCAGGGCGGGGCTCCTGTCGAGCAGGAAGGCGAGGTCCCGGTCCTCCATGACGACGCAGGAGAGCACCATCTCACGGAGGTGGGGGAAGGCGGCGCCGCGCGGGACGGCGCGGGTGTCCGGGAGGCGCCAGACGCCGACGTGGAGGCGGGTGAGGGAGGAGCAGGCGAAGAGCGCGGCCGGGAGGCGGAGGTCGAGCGGCCACGGGCGGTTGACAAACACTAGGTCCTGGACGCCCTTGGCGGCGAGGGCCTCGAGCCAGCGCGCGACCTCGCCCCGGTGCGCCTccatggaggtggtggtgaGGTGCGCGCAGCGGAAGGGGCCCGGGTGCGCGGCGAGGACGCGGGACACGGCGgcaacgacgccgccgccgccgcgtccctgCGGTGCGAGGTGGGCGTCGACGAGCGCCAGGGGCACCGAGTGCCAGACGCCGCGCCAGCGCGTGGACAGCGCGGCGGTGCGCGCGCCGTCCCTGGCGGGGAGGCGGGACACGACGTcgcggaggagctcgtcggggaGGCGGCTGATGCGGTCGACGCCGTCGGcgggggcgcgcgcggcggcggcgggggcgaggcGCGGGAGGGTGGAGACGGGCGGGTCCGGGATGGAGTCCCCCACGAGGACCCGCATCAGCTCCATGCCGACCTCCAGCATCTCCGGCGGCAGGCCGCCGCGCTGCATGGAGGATCGCATGTGGTCCATGCTGACGCCGACGAGGGCCTCCTTGCCGAGCTccatggtggccggcggcggcggcggcgcgcgggagggagggagggaggaggacgcgAGGGTTTGgggagtggagtggagtcgtg of the Oryza sativa Japonica Group chromosome 2, ASM3414082v1 genome contains:
- the LOC136355098 gene encoding FBD-associated F-box protein At4g13985-like isoform X2, which codes for MELGKEALVGVSMDHMRSSMQRGGLPPEMLEVGMELMRVLVGDSIPDPPVSTLPRLAPAAAARAPADGVDRISRLPDELLRDVVSRLPARDGARTAALSTRWRGVWHSVPLALVDAHLAPQGRGGGGVVAAVSRVLAAHPGPFRCAHLTTTSMEAHRGEVARWLEALAAKGVQDLVFVNRPWPLDLRLPAALFACSSLTRLHVGVWRLPDTRAVPRGAAFPHLREMVLSCVVMEDRDLAFLLDRSPALEKLAIITCQDGARVRLTSRSLRILQVCLTVVNYVDVVDAPRLERLMLWMTSKHRSCLSSMVKIRNAPKLRSLGFMEPGMHELEIGSTIIQAGMKLSPSTVVPSVKILALEVKFTVRYEARMLPSFLKCFPNVETLHIHSAVEDEPTGKSKLNLKFWQDAGPIECVQHHIKKVIMREFRGTKSELTFLKFVAERARKLERMVVVVTNGCFCSSGCQGDTQAQMETLMASAKWASEGSKLVAFENPHSQVGTPAWSFQFAFNFDWSDPFDYGYDQASLGEPVSKRKATELKSLGNKAVEKKDYLSATGFYSQAVDLYPDDATLFSNRSLCWHHMGDGHKALLDAYECRKLRPDWLKAYYRQGAALMLLKDYESACETLYDGFKLDPGNSEMEDALREALASLKASASTEAR
- the LOC136355098 gene encoding FBD-associated F-box protein At4g13985-like isoform X1; the encoded protein is MELGKEALVGVSMDHMRSSMQRGGLPPEMLEVGMELMRVLVGDSIPDPPVSTLPRLAPAAAARAPADGVDRISRLPDELLRDVVSRLPARDGARTAALSTRWRGVWHSVPLALVDAHLAPQGRGGGGVVAAVSRVLAAHPGPFRCAHLTTTSMEAHRGEVARWLEALAAKGVQDLVFVNRPWPLDLRLPAALFACSSLTRLHVGVWRLPDTRAVPRGAAFPHLREMVLSCVVMEDRDLAFLLDRSPALEKLAIITCQDGARVRLTSRSLRILQVCLTVVNYVDVVDAPRLERLMLWMTSKHRSCLSSMVKIRNAPKLRSLGFMEPGMHELEIGSTIIQAGMKLSPSTVVPSVKILALEVKFTVRYEARMLPSFLKCFPNVETLHIHSAVEDEPTGKSKLNLKFWQDAGPIECVQHHIKKVIMREFRGTKSELTFLKFVAERARKLERMVVVVTNGCFCSSGCQGDTQAQMETLMASAKWASEGSKLVAFENPHSQVGTPAWSFQFAFNFDWSDPFDYGYDQASLGEPVSKRKATELKSLGNKAVEKKDYLSATGFYSQAVDLYPDDATLFSNRSLCWHHMGDGHKALLDAYECRKLRPDWLKAYYRQGAALMLLKDYESACETLYDGFKLDPGNSEMEDALRYPFCLFRPHYGSLFETDYLVD